One window from the genome of Hydractinia symbiolongicarpus strain clone_291-10 chromosome 1, HSymV2.1, whole genome shotgun sequence encodes:
- the LOC130655829 gene encoding E3 ubiquitin-protein ligase TRIM56-like — translation MAEILDHCYLKQQHLQHFFVNCYVYGRILFVSRSRKLTNKFITLLVLISGKLLTAKYFKGYLLNRITEMALSPDRISLMLECKICLDTYNTPKHLNCGHTYCHGCLDDILSFNEDGSAELNCPLRCSNKTIINEHETTSYLPTSYCLADILNNVEENGKGNALCRQTENCKQPVRYFCRICAAKICEKCQKIHSCENKSFVTVSFNEKLQEIHPLCSQHNSLAKQVCIECDSQFVCVYCVHREHKGHNTKSITEYGIELNKHFQTFEDTIVELEKLSEIYHKTLMKLECERKVFVQELEMRKLKCIERYLSILNEEEKNMLKDFDEKSEKFKAEIMRVGCIDRTKMKEFTDEIKAFKLKSNFELIAEKVEVERKLRNLSSLPPSIATFNSHLQQLNMEKLSRNPLGKLKISIDEVKSPTVISGASSPCKNLIEGSEKCFDFSRLAIDLSRIMESLKGDFNITLMHCIAYSSYNLLDVQLKFYGVIGVIFAQKKCSADYEYAKYFSFYTHSQNTYRFENFKCENAGLIKNISTFCRTGYTCGLVKFNEIPLNTEKGYHPCDTTAATTVRTLENERWYFGCITREESIRYLKHPENKSGAFLIRKSENPSNGQLYVLSMLKGDFVSHFSIKRKFVLSKMQECNSLNELLHHCKRDWPLGEPCIKVSVQYKYSIYLFC, via the exons ATGGCTGAAATTCTAGATCATTGTTATTTGAAGCAACAACACCTTCAACATTTCTTTGTCAATTGTtat GTGTATGGTAGAATTTTATTTGTGAGCAGATCAAGAAAGCTAACAAACAAATTCATCACTTTACTTG TGTTGATCTCTGGTAAGCTTCTCACTGCGAAATATTTTAAAGGATACTTGCTTAACCGAATAACTGAAATGGCGTTGTCGCCAGACAGGATCAGTCTGATGCTGGAATGCAAGATTTGCTTAGATACTTACAATACGCCTAAACATCTTAACTGTGGACACACGTACTGTCACGGCTGTTTAGACGACATTTTGTCATTTAATGAAGATGGAAGTGCTGAACTAAATTGCCCACTTAGATgttcaaacaaaacaataataaatgaaCACGAAACGACATCATACTTACCTACTTCTTATTGTCTTGCTGACATTTTAAATAATGT AGAAGAAAATGGAAAAGGCAATGCCCTATGCAGACAAACTGAGAATTGCAAACAGCCTGTTCGTTACTTCTGCAGAATTTGTGCTGCGAAGATCTGTGAGAAATGCCAAAAAATACATTCTTGTGAAAACAAATCATTCGTTACTGTTAGTTTTAACGAAAAGTTACAAGAAATTCATCCCTTATGCAGTCAACATAACTCCCTGGCTAAGCAAGTGTGCATCGAATGTGATAGTCAGTTTGTGTGTGTGTATTGCGTCCACAGGGAACACAAAGGTCACAACACCAAAAGCATAACTGAATATGGCATTGAATTAAACAAGCATTTTCAAACATTTGAAGATACAATAGTTGAATTAGAAAaattatcagaaatatatcatAAAACTTTGATGAAGCTCGAATGTGAGAGAAAGGTATTTGTTCAAGAACTGGAAATGAGAAAACTGAAATGCATAGAAAGATATCTTAGCATTTTaaatgaagaagaaaagaaTATGTTGAAGGATTTTgatgaaaaatcagaaaaattcaaAGCCGAGATAATGCGTGTTGGATGCATAGATAGGACTAAAATGAAAGAATTTACAGATGAAATAAAGGCTTTTAAATTAAAGTCCAATTTCGAACTGATTGCTGAAAAGGTGGAAGTTGAAAGAAAACTACGAAATCTTTCTTCCTTACCGCCCAGTATTGCAACATTTAATTCACACCTCCAACAACTAAATATGGAGAAGTTATCAAGAAACCCACTagggaaattaaaaatttccatTGATGAAGTTAAGTCACCTACTGTCATTTCGGGCGCATCGTCTCCTTGTAAAAATCTGATTGAAGGATCTGAAAAATGTTTCGACTTCTCACGACTAGCAATTGATTTATCGCGTATTATGGAAAGTTTAAAAG gCGACTTCAACATTACATTGATGCACTGTATAGCTTATTCCTCGTACAATTTATTAGACGTTCAGTTAAAATTTTATGGAGTTATAGGAGTTATATTtgcacaaaaaaaatgttcagcGGATTATGAATATGCAAAATACTTTAGCTTCTATACGCACTCCCAAAACACATAtcgatttgaaaattttaaatgtgaaaatgcTGGATTGATAAAGAACATAAGCACGTTTTGTCGGACTGGCTACACTTGTGGTCTAGTTAAGTTTA ACGAGATCCCTCTCAACACAGAAAAGGGTTACCATCCTTGTGATACGACTGCTGCCACGACTGTAAGGACTTTAGAAAATGAACG ATGGTATTTTGGTTGTATCACTCGGGAAGAAAGTATTCGCTATCTTAAACATCCCGAAAACAAATCTGGGGCTTTCTTAATTCGCAAAAGTGAAAATCCATCCAACGGTCAATTGTACGTATTATCCATGTTGAAAGGGGACTTTGTGTCCCATtttagtataaaaagaaagttcgtCCTTTCAAAAATGCAGGAATGCAATTCGTTAAACGAACTGCTACATCATTGCAAGCGTGACTGGCCCCTAGGAGAGCCATGCATAAAAGTAAGTGTGCAATATAAGTatagtatttatttgttttgctga